In Pecten maximus unplaced genomic scaffold, xPecMax1.1, whole genome shotgun sequence, the genomic window AGCGTAGGCATCTTTAATAGTCCTCTGATTAAGTTGGCGATAGTCGATACACATCCGTAAAGACCCATCCTTCTTCCTGGCTAGGACTACACCGGACGCCCAGGGTGAGCATGATCTTCTGATAACTCCGCATGCCAGCAACTGCTGTAAGTGTTCTCTCACTTCCTGGACCATGGCAGGTGGTATTCTCCGATGCCTCTGTTTGAATGGTGTAGGGTCGCTAAGTTCAATCCGATGAGGGAATTCAATAGTAtggccaaggtcaaggtctccCGCAGAGAAAACATCTGGAAAATAGGATAACACCTCCTTTCCTCTCCTCAGTAATCCATCATCCAGCTCAACATTAAAGGTCACCTTGTCGAGGTAGTTGTCTGGGGACTCCTCATTCCTATCCTCAGGTATCACTCCATGTAATGGGTGCTGGACTCGTACAGGCTGTAGTTCACAAACTATCCCGCGAGTTGGTACAATAACAGTCCGTGTAGTCAAGTTGGAGACATTTACGGATACAAGTCCATTCTTACCATGATTGTAGGTAAGTATCGTGGGTGCTATATCCATATCATCAGGGATGACAGAAGATGAAGTGGGCTGCATCAAGGCGCAGACATCCGGGTAATAAACCTCCCTGTCCAACTTACACTGTATGTCTATCCTTCCGTTAGGCGGAATAACAATGTTGCTGGACTCTGCACTCCGTGCTACTGCAAGGCAATATCCGTTCCTCTCCAACTTCTTTTCCCGAAGAGAAATGCAACGAAAAGAAGTGTACCATGGCGTCGTCAAAGGAGCATGTTGTAAGTATCTCTCACCATACCATTCCCTACATCTTTCCATAAAATGGGTAAGTACATTTGTTCCGAGTAGAACTGGTACCATCTGGTTAAAATCATAGTCAGGCACAACTAGTAAGAGACATCTGGACTCATCCTCTCTGCGTACCCGGTCTATCTGCAGAGTAACCTCAATATATCCTAAGTAGGGTAGTCGGGCTCCACCAGCTACCTGAATGTCCAAGGATCCCTCCCTAATAGGCTGCAGAGGTATGTGTGTCAGGTTCTTCTCATAAAAACCCTGACTAACACTGGATACTGTAGCCCCGGTGTCTAGCAAGGCTTTCGCAGGCAGTTTGTCGAGAAAAAGGTCTACAACGTTACAGTCCCCAGTTAATCCGGGTAGGTTGTCGGGTTCCTGCCGTCTGGTAACTTCTTGCTTAATGGGGTTTGGCGTCCTCCAGGCTGACATACCTCGACCTATGGGTACCCCCTGCTCATAGGCCGATTGGAGTTTAAATGCTTCCTGGAGTGATCCATGATGACACGGCAACCTATCCGTAAGTGTCCATATTGGCCGCATCTGTAACACTGAGGACCCTGAGGGTTATTTCCAACGGGTTGACTTTCATAGCCCTGGGTCTCCATCATCGGTGTTGGAGGGTAACTAGGCTGACACTTCTCAGGCTGGTAATGTTCCTCGCCCTGGCGGTCAAAACATCTATCAGGCTGAGGCTGAAAGTAATCGGCTCCAGGTTGGTAGGTTTTCTGCCCTTGGTATCCATGGGGTTTACCTCCTCCCTGCTGAAACTGACCTCCCTGCTGAAACTGACCTCCATGGGGGGCACCTGATGGCTGATTGGCTCTTGGACCCTTCTGATTCTTCTTGCCGTCGAAGCGCTTCTTCTCGAATTTATCAAACCTCGCTGACAACTGTAGCATCATGTCTTTCAGCTCCCCTATGTCCGAGTTGGAAGATGTCGATGCTAACGCTGACTTCTCTGAGGACATCATCTTTACCTGGGCTGGCTTGGAAGGTTTGGGCTCCAGTCCCCGGGAATACTCTAGTCTCCGGATAGATTGTCGAAGCTCATCAAAATCCTTAATGGAATCAAACTTGTGTCCAGAAAGGTCCCTAAGGGCTGGCCGAAGTCCTTCGTAGAACACAGTCCTTAGCATGGAATCAATCTTGCTAACCCGTATAGATGCCCGTTCAGCAGCCCTATTCAGAATCTCTTCCAAGCGGAAACCCCAGGCGGAAACTGACTCGTCATCCCACTGCTTGGCAGAGTAGAACTCGGCTAATAGAGATTCTGCTGTATCCATACGATCATAAGCCATCTCCATCTTATGTAGGATATCATCAAGTGTGGCCCCAGGCATCCGCATCAATGTATTCTTGGGCTCACCTTTTAGGGACAACCGTACAGCTTCATGTATGGACTCCTTGGAATGGATCTCATCAGCCATGTAGCTGGTAACCTCATATTTCCATTGGGCGTAGGTCACATCTCCCTTGGATAAAGGTGGGTCTCCAGAAAATGTAGAAATCCTGGGCCGGTGCATAGTGATGGGGACCTGAAATGCTGGACCAGGCATAACAAGGGAGGGCTTCCTCTCTTCTTCTTCCGATTTCTGCTGAGCAGCATAATCTAGCATCCACTGACGTAGAGATTCCAGCGAGTCAAACTTAGGAATAGCTCCTAGATCCTTGAAACTCTGCAACAACTTACCCGCTTCCTCAGCTTCCGACATGATGTTCAAAATCACAAGCAAGATTGTCCCGATGAATAAACAAATAGATAAGAGACAATGCATAGGAAAAACAACAAATCAGTAAACTCCAATGTTGCTATAGCACAAGGTGTACTGAaagaaatactgaaataaactaCATAATAAAAGTAATTGTGCGGTAAAAAGAAATAACACCAACACACTTAACTAGTAACTTACCAATCAATCTTCTCTTGTTACCGCAGGCAAAACAAAAATGCTGCAAGAAAACACGAGTCTAACTACAAGTCAGCGTATGAAATCACAAAATACACAAAGTAACTCAAGTTCAACAAACAAGTACACATATAgcataaataaaacatgtaaatgaTCTATAAATATAGTCTAAACAAATTCACATGAACCGACACGAAGACACATACACTAACACAAACCAGGgaatcaatacaaaatacacaaataaacaaGTAATCTCACATAAAGGAATCGCACATCATACACCCCATATGTCAAACAATGTCAATAGGTCAAAGTATTTAAAGTCaacaaaaggaaagaaaacaaagtgTCACAAGATGGATTTACCTAACACAAACACAACTAAGTGTGCCAAGAAAActaagatgaaaaaaaaataaaataaattgtttgggcacaaaaaaaaaaaaaaaaaaaaatgaacggATAAATAAACTAATAAGATACTAGCCGAAGGAAAAAAACTAATTATGCACCACCAAGTATTAGCACTAGATGATGTAACAgcagaacaaaaatattaattccccccaaaaaatcaatgtttactATGCAACCGGAAGTCAAACCTAGACCGGATGTACatacaaaggtcaaggtcgtatcacaaaaggaaaaaacaagttgaaaaaaaacttgtaaCCCAAGTTGCTCAAAAATACCACAAATGTTCACAAAAAATACATACCATTAAttacaaatgaaatacaatagCAATTTAGATAATAGTGATAAATATAGGCAAGTAATACAGTGTTCACAATAATATTTAATTAGGAAAACAAATAAAGTCTATATGGTGAGGCTTCCAGCGGCGCGATCCGGCGATTACAAGAGATAATGTCAGTGTGCACAATATATAGCTATAAGATCATCACTCAAGCGCGAACGAAGGAAAGTCTAGCATTCAAAAATGTCTGAATCACAAGAAGTACAGGCATCCAAGTTCAGCTTACCGATACACGTACAGACTGTCGAGTACTCCATGGAAAGGCAACATACACATATGCGGGGCGCGTTCAATGAACATGTCCGGTGGCGGTAGTTGTGGTATCCCATAGTGCcaagtccctacatgggcgccaatatAACAACGGCCCGTGAGTGCTTTATATGAGATGTATACGTCCCGTCGTTGTTTTAAACAcgatgtatatgtcccgtggtggctttatgcAAGATATTTACGtcacgtggtggctttataaAAGATGTAAACGTCCCGaggtggctttatacaagatgtatatagCCCGTGGTGGCGTTATACAAGAGGTATATGTCCCGTGATGGCTTCatataagatgtatatgtcAAGCGATGGCGTTATAAAAGATGTATACGTCCCTTGGTGGCTAAATACAAGATGTATACATCctgtggtggctttatacaagatgtatatgtcccgcggttgtttgatacatgtacaagataTATATGTCGCGTGGTGGCTTCATACGAGATGTGAACGTACCGTCGTAGCTTTATAtcagatgtatatgtcccgtggtggcttgtTCCAAGATATGAATATCCCGTAGTGGCTTAATATGAGATtgatatgtcccgtggtggctttatacaagatgtatatgttcTGTGGTGGCcttatacaagatgtatgtgGCCCGTGGTGGCTTTTTACAAGAGGTATATGTCCcatggtggctttatacaagatgtatatggccCGCGGATGCCTAATATCAGATGTATACGTtccgtggtggctttatacaagaggTATATATCCCGTTGTGGCCCGATACAACATGTATGTGGCCCTTGGTGGCTTAATACAACAGGTATATGTTCcatggtggctttatacaaaatgtatatgtcccgtggtggcattatacaagatgtatgtgGCCCTTGTTGGCTTTATATAAGATGTATTTGGCCCTTGGTGTCTtaatacaagatgtatatgttcCATGGtagctttatacaagatgtatatggccTGTGAGTGCTTAATATGATATGAATACGTCCCGTCGTTGCTTTAAACAcgatgtatatgtcccgtggtggcctTACACAAGATGTATGTGGCCCTTGGTGGCTTTATGTAAGATGGATGTGGCCCTTGGTGGCTTAATACAACAGGTATATCTTCCATGGTGGCTATATACAGGATGTAAATGTCCAGTGGTGGCTTTATAAAAGATGTATATagcccgtggtggctttatacaagatgtatttATCCCGAAGTGGCTTTATATAAGATGTCTATTtcacgtggtggctttatacaaaatgtatatattccGTATTGGGTTTATACAAGAGATATttcccgtggtggctttatacaacgTATTTACGTCACGTGGTGactttatataagatatgtacgtcccgtggtggctttatacaagatgtatatgtctcgtggtggctttataaaacatgtatatgtcacGTGGTGGCTTTTTATCAGACggatatgtcccgtggtggcctAATACAAGATGGGTGTGGCCCGTGGTGGAATTATACAAGAGGTATATGTCCcatggtggctttatacaacgTATTTACGTCACGTGGTGactttatataagatatgtacgtcccgtggtggctttatacaagatgtatacgtctcgtggtggctttataaaacatgtatatgtcacGTGGTGGCTTTTTATCAGACgcatatgtcccgtggtggcctAATACAAGATGGGTGTGGCCCGTGGTGGCATTATACAAGAGGTATATGTCCcatggtggctttatacaagatgaaTATGGCCCTTGGTGGCTTTATATAAGATGTATGTGGCCCGTGGTGGCTTAATAGAAAAGGTATATGTCCCATGGTGGCTtaatacaagatgtatatggccCGTGAATGCTTAATATGAGATGTATACGTCCGGTCGTTGCTTTAAACACGAGGTATATATCTCGTgttggctttatacaagatgttaatgtcccgtggtggccttatacaagatgtatgtgGCCCATGGTGGCGTTATACAAGAGGTATATGTCTCGTGTTGGCTTTATAAAAGATGCATATGTCACTTGGTGGCTTCAGATCAGACGCATATGTCTCGTGGTGGCTTGATGCAAAATGTATATATCCCGTGGTGGCattatacaagatgtatgtggcccgtggtggctttatacaagatgtacatgtatatggcctGCGGATGCCTAATATGAGATGTATACGTCCCGTGGTTGCTTTATACAAGAGGTATATTATATCCCGTGATGGCCTTATAAAAGATGTATTTGGCCCTTGGTTGCTTTATATAAGATGTATGTGGCCCGTGGTGGCTAAAGACAAGAGGTATATGTCCCATGGTGGCTTTATACCTGATGTATATCGCCCGTGAATGCTTAATACGAGATGTATACGTCCCGTCGTTGCTTTGAACACGATctatatgtcccgtggtggcctTATACAAGATGTTTACGtcacgtggtggctttataaAAGATATTTACGTCCCTTGGTGGCTTCATACAAGATGCATATGTCCCGCGGttgtttgatacatgtacaagatgaatatgtcccgtggtggcttgtTCCAAGATATAAATGTCCCGTAGTGGCTTAATATGAGATtgatatgtcccgtggtggctttatacaagatgtatatgtcctgtTTTGGCTTTATATAAGATGTAAATGTCCCGTGGTGACcttatacaagatgtatgtCGCCCGTGGTGGTTTTATACAAGAGGTATATGTCCCATGGTGGCTTTATATAGGAggtatatgtcccgtggtggctttatacaagatgtatgtgGCCCTTGGTGGCTTTATTCAAGATATTAACGtcacgtggtggctttataaaagatgtatacgtcccgtggtggctttatacaagatgtatatgtcccgtgttggctttatataagatgtaaatgtcccgtggtggccttatacaagatgtatgtgGCCCTTGGTGGCTTTATTCAAGATATTAACGtcacgtggtggctttatacaagatgtatacgtcccgtggtggctttatacaagatgtatatagcccgtggtggctttatagaagatgtatatgtcacgtggtggctttatataagatgtatatggcccgtggtggctttatagaagatgtatatgtcccgtggtggctttatacaagatgtatatggccCGTGATGGCTTAATATGAGATGTATATGTCACGTGGTGGCTTTAGAAAAGATGTATacgtcccgtggtggctttatataagatgtatatatagcccgtggtggctttatagaagatgtatatgtcccgtggtggctttagAAAAGATGTATACGTCCCTTGGTGGCTAAATACAAGATGCATCTGTCCCGCGGTTGTTTGATACATGTGCAAGATATATTATTATGTCGCGTGGTTTCTTGATACAAGATGTGAACGTACCGTTGTAGCTTCATAtcagatgtatatgtcccgtgatggctttatacaagatgtttACGTCACGTGGTGGCTTCATAAAAGATGTATGCGTCCCTTGGTGGCTAAATACAAGATGCCTGTATAtatcccgtggtggctttatacaagatgcaTATGTCACGCGGttgtttgatacatgtacaaggtATATATGTCGCGTGGTGGCTTGATACGAGATGTGAACGTACCGTCGTAGCTTTATAtcagatgtatatgtcccgtggtggctttataccttaacccatacacacggtcaagtgaatgccgaaacccatacacacgggcaagtgaatgccgaaacccatacacacgggcaagtgaatgccgaaacacatacgCACGGGgaagtgaatgccgaaacacatacacacggtcaagtgaatgccgaaacccatacacacgggcaagtgaatgccgaaacacatacgCACGGGgaagtgaatgccgaatcccatacacactgtcaagtgaatgccgaaacccatacacacggtcaagtgaatgccgaaacacatacaatgtacacacgGTTTaatgaatgccgaaacccatacacacggtcaagtgaatgccgaaacccatacacacggttTAGTGAATGCCGAACCTCACACACACGGGCAAGagaatgccgaatcccatacacactgtcaagtgaatgccgaatcccatacacacggtTTAGTGAATGCCGAACCTcacacacacgggcaagtgaatgccgaaacccatacacacgggcaagtgatgGCCGAAACCCACTCACACgtgcaagtgaatgccgaaacacatacacacggtcaagtgaatgccgaaacccatgcacacggtcaagtgaatgccgaaacccatacacacgggcaagtgaatgccgaaacccatacacacggtcaagtgaatgccgaatcccatacacacggtcaagtgaatgccgaaacccatacacacgggcaagtgaattcagaaacccatacacacggtcaagtgaatgccgaaacccatacacacgggcaagtgaatgccgaaacccacaCACACgtgcaagtgaatgccgaaacacatacacacgggcaagtgaatgccgaaacccatacacacggtcaagtgaatgccgaaacccatacacacgggcaagagaatgccgaatcccatacacactgtcaaatgaatgccgaatcccatacacacggtTTAGTGAATGCCGAACCTcacacacacgggcaagtgaatgccgaaacccatacacacggtcaagtgaatgccgaaacacatacacacgggcaagtgaatgccgaaacccatacacacgggcaagtgatgGCCGAAACCCACTCACACgtgcaagtgaatgccgaaacacatacacacggtcaagtgaatgccgaaacccatgcacacggtcaagtgaatgccgaatcccatacacacgggcaagtgaatgccgaaacccatacacacggtcaagtgaatgccgaatcccatacacacggtcaagtgaatgccgaaacccatacacacgggcaagtgaattcagaaacccatacacacggtcaagtgaatgccgaaacccatacacacgggcaagtgaatgccgaaacccacaCACACgtgcaagtgaatgccgaaacacatacacacgggcaagtgaatgccgaaacccatacacacggtcaagtgaatgccgaaacccatacacacggtcaagtgaatgccgaaacacatacacacgggcaagtgaatgcagaaacccatacacacgggcaagtgaatgccgaaacccattcacacgggcaagtgaatgccgaaaccaaTACACACAGTCAAGTGAATGTCGAAACTCaaacacacggtcaagtgaatgccgaaacccatacacacggtcaagtgaatgccgaaacccatacacacgggcaagtgaatgccgaaacccatacacacggtcaagtgaatgccgaatcccatacacacggt contains:
- the LOC117318985 gene encoding uncharacterized protein LOC117318985, translating into MSAWRTPNPIKQEVTRRQEPDNLPGLTGDCNVVDLFLDKLPAKALLDTGATVSSVSQGFYEKNLTHIPLQPIREGSLDIQVAGGARLPYLGYIEVTLQIDRVRREDESRCLLLVVPDYDFNQMVPVLLGTNVLTHFMERCREWYGERYLQHAPLTTPWYTSFRCISLREKKLERNGYCLAVARSAESSNIVIPPNGRIDIQCKLDREVYYPDVCALMQPTSSSVIPDDMDIAPTILTYNHGKNGLVSVNVSNLTTRTVIVPTRGIVCELQPVRVQHPLHGVIPEDRNEESPDNYLDKVTFNVELDDGLLRRGKEVLSYFPDVFSAGDLDLGHTIEFPHRIELSDPTPFKQRHRRIPPAMVQEVREHLQQLLACGVIRRSCSPWASGVVLARKKDGSLRMCIDYRQLNQRTIKDAYALPRIEEILDSLSGSSFFSVLDMKSGYHQVEVAEHHKERTAFTLGPLGFYEYNRMPFGLANAPATYQRLWSNASGNYIWWTVSSILMMSLSFHQPLRSTWRNFSVYSSA